The following are from one region of the Catenulispora sp. EB89 genome:
- a CDS encoding PucR family transcriptional regulator, producing MEPRLLEAYTGAAAMGPVIGKHKGVAALLEERVDALAYVMVRAYQDSITEYRAITDESLLTDVREVSAATVRCCLNAMRTGELRDEDFVPMIEGARRRALQGIDREAVLRAYRLGVQVFWREVTGTLAVTGTTSDHDLASMAAFVLEFADRISTEVAAVYADQSPRDARVMEQRPRTRLFDAVLAGTVADHHRGVDAFAAKHCVAVAEVRGSAPLADLEKVGRTLVNHAGALFWTVRHHSVIAAIEMPGQGREHLVRSLAGLPAGRIVGIGLGQVADDAGQTRLSYGEALDALRVGLGITGGAAIRPVFDHHQLAPLIAMLADLDRARRFAGAALAPLTPVMDRRWVIPTVDAYLSHGGRLKEVASVLNVHQNTVKYRISELRPFLDLAACGGEESAALLMAVRVHMYLSTDAKENAP from the coding sequence ATGGAGCCTAGGCTGTTAGAGGCTTACACCGGTGCCGCCGCCATGGGCCCGGTGATCGGAAAGCACAAAGGCGTTGCGGCTCTGCTGGAGGAGCGCGTCGATGCGCTCGCTTATGTAATGGTGCGTGCTTATCAGGACTCCATCACCGAATATCGCGCGATCACCGACGAGTCGCTGCTCACCGACGTCCGCGAGGTGTCGGCGGCGACGGTCCGGTGCTGCCTGAACGCGATGCGGACCGGCGAACTGCGCGACGAGGACTTCGTGCCGATGATCGAGGGCGCCCGGCGGCGGGCCCTGCAGGGCATCGACCGCGAAGCGGTGTTGCGGGCCTACCGGCTCGGCGTCCAGGTGTTCTGGCGGGAGGTGACAGGGACGCTCGCCGTCACCGGCACGACGAGCGACCACGACCTGGCCTCGATGGCGGCGTTCGTGCTCGAGTTCGCCGACCGGATCAGCACCGAGGTGGCCGCGGTCTACGCGGACCAGTCCCCCCGGGACGCCCGGGTCATGGAACAGCGGCCTCGGACCCGGCTGTTCGACGCGGTGCTCGCCGGGACCGTGGCCGACCACCACCGGGGCGTGGACGCCTTCGCCGCGAAGCACTGCGTGGCGGTGGCCGAGGTCCGGGGCAGCGCACCGCTCGCCGACCTGGAGAAGGTCGGCAGGACGTTGGTGAACCACGCCGGCGCGCTGTTCTGGACCGTGCGCCACCACAGTGTCATCGCCGCGATCGAGATGCCCGGCCAGGGCCGGGAGCACCTGGTGCGCAGCCTGGCCGGGCTGCCGGCGGGCCGGATCGTCGGCATCGGGCTGGGACAGGTCGCCGACGACGCCGGCCAGACCCGTCTGAGCTACGGCGAGGCGCTGGACGCGCTGCGGGTCGGTCTCGGCATCACCGGCGGGGCGGCGATCCGTCCGGTGTTCGACCACCACCAGCTGGCGCCGCTGATCGCGATGCTCGCCGACCTGGACCGGGCCCGGCGGTTCGCGGGCGCCGCGCTGGCCCCACTGACCCCGGTGATGGACCGCCGATGGGTGATACCGACCGTTGACGCCTACCTGTCGCACGGCGGCCGGTTGAAGGAGGTCGCGTCGGTGCTGAACGTGCATCAGAACACTGTCAAATATCGCATCAGCGAATTGCGACCGTTCCTTGATCTGGCGGCGTGTGGCGGCGAGGAATCGGCGGCGTTGCTGATGGCTGTGCGTGTTCACATGTATCTCTCGACCGACGCCAAGGAGAACGCCCCGTAG
- a CDS encoding diiron oxygenase has protein sequence MARGTLDREQVAEKLLDASAKHSFDPVHEVDWEQEQPADLFYAVPEHVSLYGTPLWERMTAEQRIELSKQEIVNIMSMGIWFETILMRMLLKMAYERHRPESRHVQYAYTEVGDECRHSLMFIRMIETVGARPYGRPGYLNTLGRYVPVLLQGAPMWVGTLMGEEIVDVMQREMIRDERVQPLVRQVSKIHVIEETRHVSYAREALARRVPRAGRLEREHARLVAAESAVVVGEFMVNPAVYKRVGIADPVAARRMAKGNPYHLEVKRRAAAKVVPFFEELGLMGGPTLKRWQRSGFVA, from the coding sequence ATGGCGCGCGGGACGCTTGACCGGGAACAGGTGGCGGAGAAGCTGCTGGACGCGTCCGCGAAGCACTCCTTCGACCCGGTGCACGAGGTCGACTGGGAGCAGGAGCAGCCGGCGGATCTGTTCTACGCCGTACCGGAGCACGTCTCCCTGTACGGCACGCCGCTGTGGGAGCGGATGACCGCGGAGCAGCGGATCGAGCTGAGCAAGCAGGAGATCGTCAACATCATGTCGATGGGGATCTGGTTCGAGACCATCCTCATGCGCATGCTGTTGAAGATGGCCTACGAGCGGCATCGGCCGGAGTCGCGGCACGTGCAGTACGCGTACACCGAGGTCGGGGACGAGTGCCGGCATTCGCTGATGTTCATCCGCATGATCGAGACGGTCGGGGCGCGGCCGTACGGCCGGCCCGGGTATCTCAACACGCTGGGTCGCTATGTTCCGGTGCTGCTCCAGGGCGCGCCGATGTGGGTGGGCACGCTCATGGGGGAGGAGATCGTCGACGTCATGCAGCGCGAGATGATCCGCGACGAGCGGGTGCAGCCCCTGGTGCGGCAGGTGTCGAAGATCCACGTGATCGAGGAGACCCGGCACGTCAGCTACGCCCGCGAGGCGCTGGCGCGGCGTGTCCCGCGCGCCGGGCGGCTGGAGCGGGAGCACGCGCGGCTGGTCGCGGCCGAGAGCGCGGTGGTGGTCGGCGAGTTCATGGTGAACCCGGCCGTCTACAAGCGGGTCGGGATCGCGGACCCGGTGGCCGCGCGGCGGATGGCGAAGGGTAACCCGTACCACCTGGAGGTGAAGCGGCGGGCCGCGGCGAAGGTGGTGCCGTTCTTCGAGGAGCTCGGGCTGATGGGCGGGCCGACGTTGAAGCGGTGGCAGCGCTCTGGGTTCGTGGCCTGA
- a CDS encoding DUF3048 domain-containing protein: MRLTRPETRPETRPEIRPESRPATRLRTRTRTPGIRSSRSTRSTRTRTCAAALACCTATLCLTASCSSGHKKPDAAPTGSTTSSTSVSGNVSPLTGLPGPAGKILAVKIDNIVYARPQTGLASADVVYAIEVEGGLSRFLAVYDSNHLPAGGKIGPVRSARESDLPILEQYGKVDFAYSGALSVFLPVLAAADISNTSPDQDGAAFSRDDSRNAPYNEYLNPAKVLSDFPDTAAAKDIGFRFGAAPAGGVPTATATARMPSASFTFTWDAGKGEYLIAMDGRDASTTDGGALGAPTIVLQKVAETTSPRGFHDVPDQLSPYAPTVGTGQAVVLRDGNSYTGTWSRPNDAATTSFTVNGRPMPFHPGQVWIVLTPQ; the protein is encoded by the coding sequence ATGCGACTCACGCGCCCCGAGACCCGACCCGAGACCCGACCCGAGATCCGACCCGAGTCCCGCCCCGCGACTCGACTCCGTACCCGAACTCGCACCCCCGGCATCCGCAGCAGCCGCAGCACTCGCAGCACCCGAACTCGTACCTGTGCGGCCGCGCTGGCCTGCTGCACCGCAACCCTCTGTCTGACCGCCTCGTGCAGCAGCGGCCACAAGAAGCCGGACGCGGCGCCGACCGGTTCGACGACATCGTCGACCTCTGTTTCGGGCAACGTCTCGCCGCTCACCGGTCTGCCGGGACCGGCCGGGAAGATCCTCGCGGTCAAGATCGACAACATCGTCTACGCGCGACCACAGACCGGTCTGGCCTCGGCCGACGTCGTCTACGCGATTGAGGTCGAGGGCGGCCTCTCGCGCTTCCTGGCCGTGTACGACTCCAACCATCTGCCGGCCGGCGGCAAGATCGGGCCGGTGCGCAGCGCCCGGGAGAGCGACCTGCCGATCCTGGAGCAGTACGGCAAAGTCGACTTCGCCTACTCCGGCGCGCTGAGCGTGTTCCTACCGGTGCTGGCCGCCGCGGACATCTCCAACACGAGCCCCGATCAGGACGGCGCCGCGTTCTCCCGCGACGACTCGCGCAACGCGCCCTACAACGAGTACCTGAACCCGGCCAAGGTACTGAGCGACTTCCCTGATACCGCCGCCGCCAAGGACATCGGCTTCCGCTTCGGCGCCGCGCCGGCCGGCGGCGTCCCGACCGCGACCGCCACGGCGCGCATGCCCTCGGCGTCCTTCACCTTCACCTGGGACGCGGGCAAAGGCGAGTACCTGATCGCGATGGACGGCCGGGACGCCTCCACCACCGACGGCGGTGCGCTCGGGGCGCCGACCATCGTGCTGCAGAAGGTCGCCGAGACGACGTCGCCGCGCGGTTTCCACGACGTGCCCGACCAGCTCTCGCCGTACGCGCCGACGGTCGGCACCGGTCAGGCTGTGGTGCTGCGGGACGGCAACTCCTACACCGGCACCTGGTCGCGTCCGAACGACGCCGCCACGACCAGCTTCACCGTCAACGGCCGGCCGATGCCGTTCCACCCCGGCCAGGTCTGGATCGTGCTCACGCCGCAATAA
- the fxlM gene encoding methyltransferase, FxLD system, with protein sequence MATADRDRDRDLDERGEGARSGSGTGSGSGRNSGSAAGPDSDSDRERRRRAWRDRAEAGRAASRASRAEAQAAAFRAALADRLVAEGAISTPEVAAAVRAVPRHLFTPGLALETAYANRVVFVKRDRHGVPTSSVSAPDIQAIMLEQAGIRPGMRLLEIGSGGYNAALMAELAGPDGEVTTVDIDPAVTDRARGCLDEAGYTAVHVVTADAAAGVPEHAPYDRVVVTVEAWDLPPAWIRQLTPRGRVVVPLLLHGMTRSVAFDREDDRLVSRSTRLCGFVKMQGAGSHPEDGLLLNDGDLTVAADDLDAIPDAARVEAHLRGPRAERWSGVRVWRWEPWDTLPLWLATEFPGYCQLTVHVPGAPAAPGRPGAPGTEPLEPALATATPAVATPAGFAHLTARARPDGRIELGAHAFGPGAAQLASALADSTAVWSREQRLGSGPVITARPIGGPAPDAGVIGVREHVRLAVTWPPASR encoded by the coding sequence GTGGCGACGGCGGATCGAGATCGGGATCGAGATCTGGACGAACGCGGCGAGGGCGCGCGTTCCGGTTCAGGCACGGGTTCCGGCTCCGGTCGCAATTCTGGTTCCGCTGCTGGTCCCGATTCCGACTCGGATCGCGAGCGCCGCCGTCGGGCCTGGCGCGATCGGGCCGAGGCCGGGCGGGCCGCATCCCGCGCCTCCCGCGCCGAGGCCCAGGCCGCCGCCTTCCGGGCCGCGCTCGCCGACCGCCTCGTCGCCGAGGGCGCGATCAGCACGCCCGAGGTCGCGGCGGCCGTCCGCGCCGTGCCCCGGCACCTGTTCACGCCTGGGCTGGCGCTGGAAACGGCGTACGCGAACCGGGTCGTGTTCGTGAAGCGCGACCGGCACGGCGTCCCGACCAGCTCGGTGAGCGCGCCCGACATCCAGGCGATCATGCTGGAGCAGGCCGGCATCCGGCCCGGCATGCGGCTGCTGGAGATCGGCTCCGGCGGCTACAACGCCGCGCTGATGGCCGAGCTCGCCGGACCGGACGGCGAGGTCACCACCGTCGACATCGACCCGGCGGTGACCGACCGCGCGCGCGGCTGCCTGGATGAGGCCGGCTACACCGCCGTGCACGTGGTCACCGCCGACGCCGCGGCCGGGGTGCCCGAGCACGCGCCGTACGACCGCGTCGTGGTGACGGTCGAGGCCTGGGACCTGCCGCCGGCCTGGATCAGGCAGTTGACGCCGCGGGGCCGCGTCGTCGTGCCGCTGCTGCTGCACGGCATGACCCGCTCGGTGGCCTTCGACCGCGAGGACGACCGCCTCGTCAGCCGCTCCACGCGGCTGTGCGGATTCGTCAAGATGCAGGGCGCGGGCAGCCATCCCGAGGACGGACTCCTGCTCAACGACGGCGATCTCACCGTCGCCGCCGACGATCTCGACGCGATCCCCGACGCGGCGCGCGTCGAGGCGCACCTGCGCGGCCCGCGCGCCGAGCGCTGGTCCGGCGTCCGGGTCTGGCGCTGGGAGCCGTGGGACACGCTGCCGCTGTGGCTCGCCACCGAGTTCCCCGGCTACTGCCAGCTGACCGTGCACGTCCCCGGCGCCCCGGCCGCACCGGGCCGGCCGGGTGCGCCGGGCACCGAACCCCTGGAACCGGCGTTGGCCACCGCCACTCCCGCCGTCGCCACCCCCGCCGGCTTCGCCCACCTCACCGCGCGCGCCCGCCCCGACGGCCGCATCGAACTCGGCGCTCACGCCTTCGGCCCGGGCGCCGCGCAGCTGGCCTCCGCGCTGGCCGACAGCACCGCGGTGTGGAGTCGTGAGCAGCGGCTGGGCTCCGGGCCGGTCATCACCGCCCGGCCGATCGGCGGCCCGGCCCCGGATGCGGGTGTGATCGGCGTGCGGGAGCATGTGCGCCTGGCCGTGACCTGGCCGCCTGCATCGAGGTAG
- a CDS encoding MFS transporter encodes MSRIFSTLADKDFRWFFTGYLTSRLGTSMAPVATAFAVLHTGAGPGGLGWVMAARIVPVILLLLLGGVFADRLGGRKVMIASDLLRCGAQAAFGLLVLTGHATLTAMIVTAALSGVGEGVFSPSLQALIPRLIPAGRRSDANAMLSVAVSSAGVAGPALGGMIAAAFGGAAGPASVLFIDAGSYAVSVVVLLRLAHVPQPEPGERTTIIRDLRDGWDEFRSRTWLWLSTLQFALFNALVWAPYLVLGPVVAEHRLGGAGAWGLVLAANSAGSILGGLALLGRRPKRPFLISVVATFGYVCTPALLASDLSLPFVCAAAAVTGVGGAVGGALDTTVMQARVPAEVLGRITAYQTLGAFALGPLGLVAAGPLGAAFGIGAFLAFGAVFQFATVALMLALPAVRRLDLEDADLSEPSATVETVIEPEPASPTAPSLESSTAPSASPSPSGG; translated from the coding sequence GTGTCTCGAATCTTCTCCACGCTGGCCGACAAGGACTTCCGGTGGTTCTTCACCGGCTACCTGACCTCCCGGCTCGGTACCTCCATGGCCCCGGTCGCCACCGCCTTCGCCGTCCTGCACACCGGCGCCGGGCCCGGCGGCCTGGGCTGGGTGATGGCCGCGCGCATCGTGCCGGTGATCCTGCTCCTGCTGCTCGGCGGGGTGTTCGCGGACCGGCTCGGCGGCCGGAAGGTGATGATCGCCTCCGACCTGCTGCGCTGCGGGGCGCAGGCGGCCTTCGGGCTGCTGGTGCTCACCGGGCACGCCACGCTGACCGCGATGATCGTCACGGCGGCGCTGTCCGGCGTCGGCGAGGGCGTCTTCAGCCCCTCGCTGCAGGCGCTGATCCCGCGGCTCATCCCGGCCGGGCGGCGGAGCGACGCCAACGCCATGCTCAGCGTGGCGGTGTCCAGCGCGGGGGTCGCCGGTCCCGCGCTCGGCGGCATGATCGCGGCGGCCTTCGGCGGGGCCGCGGGGCCGGCGTCAGTGTTGTTCATCGACGCCGGGAGCTACGCGGTCAGCGTCGTGGTGCTGCTGCGCCTGGCGCACGTGCCGCAGCCGGAGCCCGGCGAGCGGACCACGATCATCAGGGATCTGCGGGACGGGTGGGACGAGTTCCGCTCGCGGACCTGGCTGTGGCTGAGCACGCTGCAGTTCGCGCTCTTCAACGCCCTGGTCTGGGCCCCGTATCTGGTGCTGGGGCCGGTGGTGGCCGAGCACCGGCTCGGCGGGGCCGGCGCGTGGGGCCTGGTGCTGGCCGCGAACAGCGCGGGGTCGATCCTCGGCGGGCTGGCGCTGCTGGGGCGCAGGCCGAAGCGGCCGTTCCTGATCTCGGTGGTCGCCACCTTCGGCTACGTCTGCACGCCCGCGCTGCTGGCCAGCGACCTGTCGCTGCCGTTCGTGTGCGCGGCCGCGGCGGTCACCGGGGTCGGCGGGGCGGTCGGGGGCGCGCTGGACACCACCGTGATGCAGGCGCGGGTGCCGGCCGAGGTGCTGGGGCGGATCACGGCGTACCAGACGCTCGGCGCGTTCGCGCTGGGGCCGCTCGGGCTGGTGGCGGCCGGGCCGTTGGGGGCGGCGTTCGGGATCGGGGCGTTCCTGGCGTTCGGGGCGGTGTTCCAGTTCGCGACGGTCGCGCTGATGCTCGCTTTGCCCGCTGTACGGCGACTTGACCTGGAAGATGCCGACTTGTCAGAACCCTCCGCTACGGTCGAAACAGTGATCGAACCCGAACCCGCATCGCCGACCGCGCCGAGCCTGGAGTCCTCGACCGCCCCCTCGGCATCGCCCTCGCCATCAGGAGGTTGA
- a CDS encoding glycosyltransferase family 2 protein yields the protein MQVTSVVARDRLLRVADDLVWWPQTPTVDEGRVAVVTVSYNTLELTAFLLWSLRTIVTWPKLEIVVVDNGSRDGSARFLAEAASRGVCTSPTAT from the coding sequence ATGCAGGTGACGAGCGTGGTGGCGCGTGACAGGCTGCTGCGAGTGGCCGACGATCTCGTGTGGTGGCCGCAGACGCCGACGGTGGACGAAGGCCGCGTCGCGGTCGTGACCGTCTCGTACAACACGCTAGAGCTGACGGCGTTCCTGCTCTGGTCGCTGCGCACCATTGTGACCTGGCCGAAGCTGGAGATCGTGGTCGTGGACAACGGCTCCCGCGACGGATCGGCGCGGTTCCTGGCCGAGGCGGCGAGCCGCGGGGTCTGCACTTCGCCGACGGCCACGTGA
- a CDS encoding acyltransferase family protein — MELPVFGIASGRSVGAVRADDVAELRTIAGIEARGEQLGRESEQAPEEGPELDPESDPAASTPTRIPALDGLRALAVAAVLLYHAGISRARGGFLGVDVFFVLSGYLITGLLAREYLATGAVALRRFYHRRARRLLPALFVVLAAVCAYVVLRLPGEAAGFRGDATASLFYVTNWWFVAKGQSYFGGTGRPSLVMHLWSLAVEEQFYVVWPVFLLVALGRSPQSERAERIRALWRAVGWATLLAVCSVGLSVLLYSPWRDPSRVYYGTDTRAFELLIGVLAALMQIAREKPGRAVAAGAVAAGDGNGSTAQTLRRIAVESASFLTLAGILWAFAAVPASSPTLYPMGLIAVSIASAVLIRTLVSGTAVSGLLSGRPFVWLGERSYALYLWHWPIFDVTRPGVDVAWPPQTVLLVRVLLSVVFADLTYRFIETPIRHGALGRAAARAREAFGRRELGVPLATAGSALAVLTAAAMLTDTLVTTAAAHPVDARAVAVDNRPAAALDEPHGSAPQPHPHAASVGGATPSYPTALPPRPAHPPRVALIGDSQGMTLYINRPPDTAAYVHLLDDTTEGCDFLGGRISSGAGDRRDLDAECGATVAKWASRIERDHADTALLMVGAWDLFDEQVDGAALPFGSSGWDAYFTDRLGQAVSTLKATGLPQLDLALLPCYRPTHTAGSSGGLWPERGDDSRVAHVNTLLASYAQDPAHHVRALYPPAQFCQDPTIASSRSYRWDGVHYYKPGARLYLRNAIPQLLEADTP; from the coding sequence GTGGAACTGCCGGTCTTCGGCATCGCCTCCGGGCGATCCGTCGGCGCAGTGCGAGCCGATGACGTCGCCGAGCTGAGGACGATCGCCGGGATCGAGGCGCGCGGGGAGCAGCTGGGGCGGGAGTCCGAACAGGCACCTGAGGAGGGTCCGGAGCTGGACCCGGAATCGGACCCGGCTGCCAGCACACCGACCCGCATCCCCGCCCTCGACGGACTCCGCGCCCTGGCCGTGGCCGCCGTCCTCCTCTATCATGCCGGCATCTCCCGGGCCCGCGGCGGCTTCCTCGGCGTCGACGTCTTCTTCGTCCTGTCCGGCTACCTCATCACCGGCCTGCTCGCCCGCGAGTACCTCGCGACCGGTGCCGTAGCCCTGCGCCGCTTCTACCACCGCCGCGCGCGCCGCCTGCTGCCGGCGCTGTTCGTGGTCCTGGCGGCCGTCTGCGCTTACGTGGTGCTGCGGCTGCCCGGTGAGGCCGCGGGCTTCCGCGGCGACGCCACCGCCTCGCTGTTCTACGTCACCAACTGGTGGTTCGTCGCCAAGGGCCAGTCCTACTTCGGCGGCACCGGCCGGCCGAGCCTGGTGATGCATCTGTGGTCGCTGGCCGTCGAGGAGCAGTTCTACGTCGTCTGGCCGGTGTTCCTGCTGGTCGCGCTCGGCCGGTCGCCGCAGTCGGAGCGCGCCGAGCGGATCAGGGCCCTGTGGCGTGCCGTCGGGTGGGCCACGCTGCTGGCGGTCTGCTCGGTCGGGCTGTCCGTCCTGCTCTACTCGCCGTGGCGCGACCCCTCCCGCGTCTACTACGGCACCGACACCCGCGCCTTCGAGCTGCTGATCGGCGTGCTGGCCGCGCTGATGCAGATCGCGCGGGAGAAGCCGGGGCGTGCGGTGGCGGCTGGAGCGGTGGCGGCCGGAGACGGAAACGGTTCGACCGCGCAGACCCTGCGCCGCATCGCCGTCGAATCGGCGTCGTTCCTCACGTTGGCCGGCATCCTGTGGGCCTTCGCCGCCGTCCCCGCGTCCTCGCCCACGCTCTATCCGATGGGCCTCATCGCGGTGTCCATCGCCTCGGCCGTCCTTATCAGGACCCTGGTCTCCGGCACCGCGGTGTCCGGGCTGCTGTCCGGCCGGCCCTTCGTCTGGCTCGGCGAGCGCTCCTATGCGCTCTACCTGTGGCACTGGCCGATCTTCGACGTCACGCGCCCCGGCGTCGACGTCGCCTGGCCTCCGCAGACCGTGCTGCTGGTGCGCGTCCTGCTCTCCGTGGTGTTCGCCGACCTCACCTACCGCTTCATCGAGACGCCGATCCGTCACGGCGCCCTCGGCCGGGCCGCCGCGCGGGCGCGCGAGGCGTTCGGACGGCGCGAGCTCGGCGTGCCGCTGGCGACCGCCGGATCGGCGCTGGCCGTGCTCACGGCGGCCGCCATGCTCACCGACACGCTGGTCACGACCGCTGCCGCGCACCCTGTCGACGCGCGAGCCGTCGCCGTCGACAACCGGCCGGCCGCCGCCTTGGACGAGCCGCACGGCAGCGCGCCGCAACCTCACCCGCACGCCGCCTCGGTCGGCGGAGCCACCCCCTCCTACCCGACCGCGCTCCCGCCGCGTCCGGCGCACCCGCCGCGCGTGGCCCTGATCGGCGACTCGCAGGGCATGACCCTGTACATCAACCGGCCCCCGGACACCGCCGCCTACGTCCACCTCCTCGACGACACCACCGAAGGCTGCGACTTCCTCGGCGGCCGCATCAGCAGCGGCGCCGGCGACCGCCGCGACCTGGACGCCGAATGCGGCGCCACGGTCGCCAAGTGGGCCTCCCGGATCGAGCGCGACCACGCCGACACCGCGCTGCTGATGGTCGGCGCCTGGGACCTGTTCGACGAGCAGGTGGACGGCGCCGCGCTGCCGTTCGGCAGCTCCGGCTGGGACGCGTACTTCACCGACCGGCTGGGCCAGGCCGTCAGCACCCTGAAGGCCACCGGCCTGCCGCAGCTCGACCTGGCGCTGCTGCCTTGTTACCGGCCGACCCACACTGCGGGGAGCTCCGGCGGCCTGTGGCCCGAGCGCGGCGACGATTCGCGGGTCGCGCACGTCAACACCCTGCTGGCGTCCTACGCCCAGGACCCGGCGCACCACGTCCGCGCGCTCTACCCGCCGGCGCAGTTCTGCCAGGACCCGACCATCGCCTCCAGCCGCTCCTACCGCTGGGACGGGGTCCACTACTACAAGCCGGGGGCGCGTCTCTATTTGCGGAACGCGATCCCCCAACTTCTGGAGGCGGACACGCCGTGA
- a CDS encoding TetR/AcrR family transcriptional regulator, whose protein sequence is MPPDQHRETPTRRRGAELEDAILRAAAEELRESGYGGMTMDRVAQRAGTNKNAIYRRWPARAALGVAAYRHLVAGELQVPDTGTLRGDALALLRAANTTWSSPQGAVLRNLLAAAADDPDLLTLLREQAGGNAMDAAWLTLLEHAVARGEAPHEAIHPRVASLPIMVLRGEYAVRGLPEVPDEVVVEIVDEVFLPLVRGRAAST, encoded by the coding sequence ATGCCGCCCGACCAGCACCGCGAAACCCCCACCCGCCGCCGGGGCGCGGAGCTGGAGGACGCGATCCTGCGGGCCGCCGCCGAGGAACTCCGCGAATCCGGCTACGGCGGCATGACGATGGACCGCGTGGCGCAGCGCGCCGGAACGAACAAGAACGCGATCTACCGCCGCTGGCCGGCCCGCGCCGCCCTCGGTGTGGCCGCCTACCGCCACCTGGTCGCCGGCGAGCTACAGGTCCCGGACACCGGCACGCTGCGCGGCGACGCCCTGGCCCTGCTCCGAGCCGCGAACACGACCTGGTCCTCCCCCCAAGGCGCCGTCCTCCGCAACCTGCTCGCGGCGGCGGCAGACGACCCGGACCTGCTCACGCTCCTTCGCGAACAGGCCGGCGGCAACGCCATGGACGCCGCGTGGCTGACGCTCCTGGAGCACGCGGTGGCGCGCGGCGAGGCTCCGCACGAAGCCATCCATCCGCGCGTCGCCTCGCTGCCGATCATGGTGCTGCGCGGAGAGTACGCCGTGCGGGGCCTTCCCGAGGTCCCCGACGAGGTCGTCGTCGAGATCGTGGACGAGGTCTTCCTGCCGCTGGTGCGAGGGCGCGCCGCATCGACGTAA
- a CDS encoding dienelactone hydrolase family protein, with the protein MPTVALQIPTPDGQADAIAAVPEGGGRHPGVLLYMDIFGIRPELERKAVELAEHGYYVLVPNVFYRHGTAPLIDLPDFVGEDERHKAVEQLLPMLQALTSEQALSDAEAYLTFLSEQPGVTPGPVAVMGYCMGGGQALRTAAAFPDQVAAVASFHAGKLVNDTPESPHRALIPTITADVHIGHAETDMRPEHVAELNKALDATGVRYTSEIYPGTVHGFTMADTSAFSAEGLQLHWDRLLALLGGARFGAGAEAGAEAE; encoded by the coding sequence ATGCCGACCGTAGCGCTGCAGATTCCGACCCCCGACGGCCAGGCCGACGCTATCGCCGCCGTTCCCGAGGGCGGCGGGCGGCATCCGGGGGTGCTGCTGTACATGGACATCTTCGGCATCCGGCCCGAGCTGGAGCGCAAGGCCGTCGAGCTGGCCGAGCACGGGTACTACGTGCTGGTCCCCAACGTGTTCTACCGGCACGGGACGGCGCCGCTGATCGACCTGCCCGACTTCGTCGGCGAGGACGAGCGGCACAAGGCGGTCGAACAGCTGCTGCCGATGTTGCAGGCGCTCACTTCGGAGCAGGCGCTGAGCGACGCCGAGGCGTACCTGACGTTCCTGTCGGAGCAGCCGGGCGTCACCCCCGGCCCGGTCGCGGTGATGGGCTACTGCATGGGCGGCGGCCAGGCCCTGCGCACCGCCGCGGCGTTCCCCGACCAGGTGGCGGCCGTCGCATCCTTCCACGCCGGCAAGCTGGTCAACGACACGCCCGAGAGCCCCCACCGCGCCCTCATCCCGACGATCACCGCCGACGTCCACATCGGCCACGCCGAGACCGACATGCGCCCGGAGCACGTCGCCGAACTGAACAAGGCACTGGACGCGACGGGAGTGCGCTACACCTCGGAGATCTACCCGGGCACCGTGCACGGATTCACGATGGCCGACACATCGGCCTTCAGCGCCGAGGGACTGCAGCTGCACTGGGACCGGCTGCTGGCGCTGCTCGGCGGCGCGCGGTTTGGGGCGGGGGCGGAGGCGGGGGCGGAGGCGGAGTGA
- a CDS encoding response regulator, whose amino-acid sequence MVRQGLRTFLELQEGIEVVGEAADGAQCAELAAELKPDVILLDLVMPGVDGVGAMELLREAGSTARVLVVTSFTDRRMIIPAIRAGARGYVYKDVDPSALAAAVRSVHAGHVLLEPEVAAALLNSGGGSGEAGAQAPPLTAREREVLVLIAQGRSNREIARALVLAEKTVKTHVSNILMKLGVADRTQAALWAVRHGIAPEDEERGSARGTSQQV is encoded by the coding sequence ATGGTCCGCCAAGGCCTGCGCACCTTCCTGGAGCTGCAGGAAGGCATCGAAGTCGTCGGCGAGGCGGCAGACGGCGCGCAGTGCGCGGAACTGGCCGCAGAACTGAAACCGGACGTGATCCTGCTGGACCTGGTGATGCCCGGCGTCGACGGCGTCGGCGCGATGGAACTGCTGCGCGAAGCGGGCTCCACAGCCCGGGTCCTGGTGGTGACCAGCTTCACCGACCGCCGAATGATCATCCCCGCGATCCGCGCCGGCGCCCGCGGCTACGTCTACAAAGACGTCGACCCCTCCGCCCTGGCCGCCGCAGTCCGCTCGGTCCACGCCGGCCACGTACTCCTGGAGCCGGAGGTCGCCGCAGCACTGCTGAACTCCGGCGGCGGCAGCGGCGAAGCGGGGGCACAGGCCCCACCGCTAACGGCGCGGGAGCGCGAGGTACTGGTGCTGATCGCGCAGGGGCGCTCCAACCGCGAGATCGCCCGCGCACTGGTACTCGCCGAGAAGACGGTGAAGACGCACGTCTCCAACATCCTGATGAAGCTCGGCGTCGCCGACCGGACGCAGGCCGCCCTGTGGGCGGTGCGGCACGGGATCGCTCCGGAGGATGAGGAGCGCGGGTCGGCGCGGGGGACTTCGCAGCAGGTTTAG